From a single Lentisphaera profundi genomic region:
- a CDS encoding prepilin-type N-terminal cleavage/methylation domain-containing protein has protein sequence MKKFTLIELLVVIAIIGILASLLLPSLSSARGKAKSATCKSNLKQIGTTVFMYTDDYEGYMPGGAYEWNNGPSQNISWDDFLSDYDGRNLSNAQKLLATLTTNDVAENSGAIYRCPSMAQTTGSGINRSYAMNFLATNAEGTVWPFLRGVSGEMAKGDVSYRKNFNSRRIEGVTKPSQVISFLECHDEGNKLGNKKYGGVAPLFITLERQEAGWLGHENSSNYLFVDGHVEFMKFAATLPSYDAPTLNTMWDSQRSD, from the coding sequence ATGAAAAAATTTACTCTTATTGAACTCTTAGTCGTTATTGCCATTATCGGCATTCTTGCAAGCCTTCTCCTCCCCAGCCTATCAAGTGCTAGGGGAAAAGCAAAATCAGCGACCTGTAAATCTAATTTGAAACAGATTGGCACAACAGTCTTTATGTATACGGATGATTATGAAGGGTACATGCCAGGAGGAGCTTATGAATGGAACAATGGACCATCTCAGAATATTTCATGGGATGATTTTTTGAGTGATTATGATGGCCGCAACCTAAGTAATGCCCAAAAATTACTGGCCACTCTGACCACAAATGATGTAGCAGAGAACTCGGGGGCCATCTATCGTTGCCCTAGTATGGCGCAAACTACAGGCTCAGGTATTAATAGATCTTATGCTATGAATTTTTTGGCAACTAACGCAGAAGGGACGGTGTGGCCTTTTCTCAGGGGGGTTTCCGGTGAAATGGCCAAAGGTGATGTGTCTTATCGAAAAAATTTTAATTCTCGCAGAATTGAAGGTGTCACGAAGCCATCCCAAGTCATTAGTTTTCTAGAATGTCACGATGAAGGTAATAAACTCGGCAATAAAAAATACGGCGGCGTTGCGCCTTTGTTTATTACTCTTGAGCGTCAGGAAGCCGGATGGCTTGGACACGAAAATTCATCGAATTATCTTTTTGTCGATGGCCATGTTGAATTCATGAAGTTTGCTGCGACACTTCCATCTTACGATGCCCCCACCCTTAACACCATGTGGGATTCCCAAAGAAGCGATTAA